A single genomic interval of Polyangium spumosum harbors:
- the acs gene encoding acetate--CoA ligase, with protein sequence MSNEAITSLMKETRRFEPPAEFAARARIGSREAYDALYRESLDDPDTFWRREAKDLVLRTPWTKTVEGDFPHVKWFLGATLNVSESCLDRHMSTPTRNKAAIVWEGEHGETRTLTYAQLYRETVLFADALAKLGVEKGDRVAIYMGMVPEVVVAMLACARLGAVHTVIFGGFAADAIRDRVQDCQAKFVITQDGGYRRGHVLELKATVDKALAQPQAASVQKVVVFCHLGREKCPVTMHEGRDVWWHHVVDPNGHARREATIVDAEHPLFILYTSGSTGKPKGVLHTTAGYLVGTHVTTKYGFDLRDDDVYWCTADVGWVTGHSYIVYGPLSNGATCLLYEGAPNFPDWGRFWRLIEKHGVTILYTAPTAIRAFMRQGDEWPKKSDLSSLRLLGSVGEPINPEAWIWYHKNIGGERCPIVDTWWQTETGSILMTTLPGAASSKPGSTGLPMFGVVADVVTKDGASVGANRGGMLVLRRPWPSMLRTVWGDDERFRKQYFSDVEGCYFTGDGARRDEDGYFWVVGRIDDVLNVAGHRIGTAEIESTLVSHPSVAEAAAVGRPDDLKGQALVVFVSLRPGASAGPELATTLANHVGQEIGKFARPDQIRFADALPKTRSGKIMRRLLKDVAAGRETTGDTSTLEDLSVLAKLRSDEE encoded by the coding sequence ATGTCGAACGAAGCCATCACCAGCTTGATGAAGGAAACGCGACGGTTCGAGCCGCCGGCCGAGTTCGCCGCGCGCGCGCGTATCGGATCGCGTGAAGCCTACGACGCGCTCTACCGCGAGAGCCTCGACGATCCGGACACGTTCTGGCGCCGCGAGGCGAAGGACCTCGTGTTGCGCACGCCGTGGACCAAGACGGTCGAGGGCGACTTCCCGCACGTAAAATGGTTCCTCGGGGCGACGCTCAACGTCTCGGAGAGCTGCCTCGATCGGCACATGTCGACGCCGACGCGGAACAAGGCGGCGATCGTCTGGGAGGGCGAACACGGAGAGACGCGCACGCTCACGTACGCGCAGCTCTACCGCGAGACGGTGCTCTTCGCCGACGCGCTGGCGAAGCTCGGCGTGGAGAAGGGCGACCGCGTGGCGATCTACATGGGCATGGTGCCCGAGGTCGTCGTGGCGATGCTCGCGTGCGCGCGGCTCGGCGCGGTGCACACCGTGATCTTCGGCGGCTTCGCGGCGGACGCGATCCGCGATCGGGTGCAGGACTGCCAGGCGAAGTTCGTCATCACGCAGGACGGCGGCTACCGGCGCGGACACGTGCTCGAGCTGAAGGCGACCGTCGACAAGGCGCTCGCGCAGCCGCAAGCGGCGAGCGTGCAGAAGGTCGTCGTGTTCTGCCACCTCGGCCGCGAGAAGTGCCCCGTGACCATGCACGAGGGGCGCGACGTGTGGTGGCACCACGTCGTCGATCCGAACGGCCACGCGAGGCGCGAGGCCACGATCGTCGACGCCGAGCACCCGCTCTTCATCCTCTATACGTCGGGCTCGACGGGCAAACCGAAGGGCGTCTTGCACACGACCGCCGGCTACCTCGTCGGCACGCACGTCACCACGAAGTACGGCTTCGACCTGCGCGACGACGACGTCTACTGGTGCACGGCCGACGTCGGTTGGGTGACCGGGCACAGCTACATCGTGTACGGGCCGCTCTCGAACGGCGCGACGTGCCTGCTCTACGAAGGCGCGCCGAACTTCCCCGACTGGGGCCGCTTCTGGCGCCTCATCGAGAAGCACGGCGTGACCATCCTCTACACCGCGCCGACGGCGATCCGCGCCTTCATGCGCCAGGGCGACGAGTGGCCGAAGAAGAGTGATCTCTCGAGCCTGCGCCTGCTCGGCTCGGTCGGCGAGCCGATCAACCCCGAGGCCTGGATCTGGTACCACAAGAACATCGGCGGCGAGCGTTGCCCCATCGTCGACACGTGGTGGCAGACGGAGACGGGGTCGATCCTCATGACGACGTTGCCCGGCGCGGCCTCGTCGAAGCCCGGCTCGACGGGCCTGCCTATGTTCGGCGTGGTGGCCGACGTCGTGACCAAGGACGGCGCGTCGGTGGGCGCGAACAGGGGCGGCATGCTCGTGCTGCGGCGCCCGTGGCCCTCGATGTTGCGCACCGTGTGGGGCGACGACGAGCGCTTCCGCAAGCAGTACTTCAGCGACGTCGAGGGTTGTTACTTCACCGGCGACGGCGCGCGGCGCGACGAGGACGGCTACTTCTGGGTGGTCGGCCGCATCGACGACGTCCTGAACGTGGCGGGGCACCGCATCGGCACGGCGGAGATCGAGAGCACGCTCGTCTCGCACCCGTCGGTGGCCGAGGCGGCCGCGGTCGGCCGGCCGGACGACCTCAAGGGCCAGGCGCTCGTGGTCTTCGTCTCGCTCCGCCCCGGCGCTTCGGCCGGCCCCGAGCTCGCGACCACGCTGGCGAACCACGTCGGCCAGGAGATCGGCAAGTTCGCCCGGCCCGATCAGATCCGGTTCGCCGACGCGCTGCCGAAGACGAGGAGCGGCAAGATCATGCGCCGGCTCCTGAAGGACGTGGCCGCCGGACGCGAGACCACAGGCGACACCTCGACCCTCGAGGATCTCAGCGTGCTCGCCAAGCTCCGCTCGGACGAGGAGTAA